TCCCACTATTGCTGTTGATCCAGTCGCTAAACCAAGGCGGTCtctgctgctgctgctgcattgCTTCCATCTCGCCCTCTATAGCCTTTTCTTCCGTTCCATCAACACAATTAGCCACTCCTTTACCTTTCAACATTGCAGCAGCTGATCCCGAGCCACAGCCAGATCCAGAGCCAGAGCCAACTTTCCCAGGAGTAGTATTCTTTTTCTTAGTAGCCGATATCTGATCAATTCTTTTATAAATCTCCTTCAACTTGTGATCAATAAGCCAACCAAGATCATTCAAATCCGGGATCATCAAATTTTGTAAACCAATTTTCCCCGTCAAACACTGATACATAACCTCAATCATTTCCTTCTCCCTATTATCCTTACACTGTTTCTTCAACTGCTCATTAGCTTTCGCAATCCTCTGTCGCATAAAACTCTCCTGATTAACCATCTTCTTGCTCTGCTCCATCTCCGGCATTCGCTTAAACTGAGACAACACACGCTGAACACCTTCTGTATTAGGCCACACTTCAGGTTGGGGCTCATAGTGACTATAAATGATAGCACAAGCATCAATACCACATAAGgtactcaactctccaaccttctTCATCAGCCCCTTCTTCCTTTTCTTGAATGTCGCTTTTCGAGAAGCATCATTACTGATGAATGCTAACTTCACCTTCTTTCTTGTCATGATGCCTTGTATGATTTTTGTAGAAAACACCAAACAGGGCaagatcaaagtatatggaagttatg
This region of Apium graveolens cultivar Ventura unplaced genomic scaffold, ASM990537v1 ctg6940, whole genome shotgun sequence genomic DNA includes:
- the LOC141703656 gene encoding agamous-like MADS-box protein AGL80 — protein: MTRKKVKLAFISNDASRKATFKKRKKGLMKKVGELSTLCGIDACAIIYSHYEPQPEVWPNTEGVQRVLSQFKRMPEMEQSKKMVNQESFMRQRIAKANEQLKKQCKDNREKEMIEVMYQCLTGKIGLQNLMIPDLNDLGWLIDHKLKEIYKRIDQISATKKKNTTPGKVGSGSGSGCGSGSAAAMLKGKGVANCVDGTEEKAIEGEMEAMQQQQQRPPWFSDWINSNSGNSSTDQMLNQQQHCQNLGFSHGEEMMMPCGDAQNGGMWSSAFFP